Proteins from one Catenuloplanes atrovinosus genomic window:
- the steA gene encoding putative cytokinetic ring protein SteA produces the protein MRLPTLRRTRPAEPGIVAGTARLDRRTKRLAGRLRPGEIAVIDHVDLDRVAADSLVAVGVAAVLNAKPSISGRYPNLGPEVLVKAGIPLLDDLGEGVFQQIREGDTVRIEGNTVFAGDEALVHGTRQDAESVAKAMADAREGLSVQLEAFAANTMDYLKQERDLLLDGVGVPEIETRINGRHVLIVVRGYDYRADLDVLRPYIREYRPVLIGVDGGADALVEAGYTPDMIIGDMDSVSDDVLRCGAEVVVHAYPDGRAPGLPRVHQLGVPAITFPAAATSEDIALLLADEKGAELIVAVGTHYTLVEFLDKGRGGMASTFLTRLRVGGKLVDAKGVSRLYKQTIPGSSLLLLAGSAIAAMTAAVTVSTVGKAYLGVASEWWDNLVFQLGQLF, from the coding sequence ATGCGTCTACCCACTCTGCGCCGCACCCGGCCCGCCGAACCGGGGATCGTTGCCGGCACCGCTCGGCTGGACCGCCGCACGAAGCGGCTGGCCGGACGGCTGCGTCCGGGCGAGATCGCCGTGATCGACCACGTGGACCTGGACCGGGTCGCGGCCGACTCGCTGGTGGCCGTGGGCGTGGCCGCGGTGCTCAACGCGAAGCCGTCGATCTCCGGGCGGTACCCGAACCTGGGGCCGGAGGTGCTGGTCAAGGCCGGCATCCCGCTGCTGGACGACCTGGGCGAGGGGGTGTTCCAGCAGATCCGCGAGGGCGACACCGTGCGGATCGAGGGGAACACCGTGTTCGCCGGCGACGAGGCGCTGGTGCACGGCACCCGCCAGGACGCGGAGTCCGTGGCCAAGGCGATGGCCGACGCGCGCGAGGGGCTGTCGGTGCAGCTCGAGGCGTTCGCGGCGAACACCATGGACTACCTCAAGCAGGAACGTGACCTGCTGCTCGACGGCGTCGGCGTGCCGGAGATCGAGACGCGGATCAACGGCCGGCACGTGCTGATCGTGGTGCGGGGGTACGACTACCGCGCCGACCTGGACGTGCTGCGGCCGTACATCCGGGAGTACCGGCCGGTGCTGATCGGTGTGGACGGCGGCGCGGACGCGCTGGTCGAGGCCGGGTACACGCCCGACATGATCATCGGGGACATGGACTCGGTGAGCGACGACGTGCTCCGCTGCGGCGCGGAGGTCGTGGTGCACGCGTACCCGGACGGGCGCGCACCGGGACTGCCGCGCGTCCACCAGCTCGGTGTCCCGGCGATCACCTTCCCGGCCGCGGCGACCAGCGAGGACATCGCGCTGCTGCTGGCGGACGAGAAGGGCGCCGAACTGATCGTGGCGGTGGGCACCCACTACACGCTGGTCGAGTTCCTGGACAAGGGACGCGGCGGCATGGCGTCGACGTTCCTGACCCGGCTGCGGGTCGGCGGCAAGCTGGTCGACGCGAAGGGCGTGAGCCGGCTCTACAAGCAGACCATCCCGGGATCGTCGCTGCTGCTGCTCGCGGGCTCCGCGATCGCGGCGATGACGGCGGCCGTGACGGTCTCCACCGTGGGTAAGGCGTACCTCGGTGTGGCCTCCGAGTGGTGGGACAATCTGGTGTTCCAGCTCGGCCAGCTGTTCTAG
- a CDS encoding copper transporter — translation MINFRYHVVSLTAVFLALAIGLVVGTAALNGPAVDALDGQVQKLSKDNSQLRESVGQLQDEVNSQEDFAVGAAPILLDGKLTGRRVTMVVLPGGGDYAEQLRTMLTTAGAKLTGRVDIRESFLDSAENSVNLLDLAHRAVQTTLPAAGLPRNANGVETSAALLATALYDRTPPATDPDRNAVLAAYAAAKYITVENDKVAGPAEAVVIVGGLPPTDEKADDKNESAVTLVAQFDAAGKLVVGGNGVGDGNVVAGIRGDAALSKTIATVDNVNTAQGAIVTCLALSDVVGANKVGHYGLGAGATSILPTRAQ, via the coding sequence GTGATCAATTTCCGGTACCACGTCGTGTCGCTCACCGCGGTGTTCCTCGCGCTGGCGATCGGGCTGGTGGTCGGCACCGCCGCGCTGAACGGGCCGGCCGTCGACGCGCTGGACGGCCAGGTGCAGAAGCTCAGCAAGGACAACAGCCAGCTGCGGGAGAGCGTCGGCCAGTTGCAGGACGAGGTGAACTCGCAGGAGGACTTCGCGGTCGGCGCGGCCCCGATCCTGCTGGACGGCAAGCTCACCGGCCGGCGCGTGACGATGGTGGTGCTGCCGGGCGGCGGCGACTACGCGGAGCAGTTGCGCACCATGCTGACCACGGCCGGCGCGAAGCTGACCGGGCGCGTCGACATCCGGGAGAGCTTCCTGGACTCCGCGGAGAACAGCGTGAACCTGCTGGACCTGGCGCACCGCGCGGTGCAGACCACGCTGCCGGCGGCCGGGCTGCCGAGAAACGCCAACGGCGTGGAGACCTCGGCCGCGCTGCTGGCCACCGCGCTCTACGACCGGACGCCGCCGGCCACCGACCCGGACCGCAACGCGGTGCTGGCCGCGTACGCCGCCGCGAAGTACATCACGGTGGAGAACGACAAGGTCGCCGGCCCGGCCGAGGCCGTGGTGATCGTGGGCGGGCTGCCGCCGACCGACGAGAAGGCGGACGACAAGAACGAGTCGGCCGTGACGCTGGTGGCGCAGTTCGACGCGGCCGGGAAGCTGGTGGTGGGCGGCAACGGCGTCGGCGACGGCAACGTGGTCGCGGGCATCCGCGGCGACGCGGCGCTGTCCAAGACGATCGCGACCGTGGACAACGTGAACACCGCACAGGGCGCGATCGTCACCTGCCTGGCGCTGTCCGACGTGGTCGGCGCGAACAAGGTCGGCCACTACGGCCTCGGCGCGGGCGCGACGTCGATACTGCCCACCCGGGCTCAGTGA